One Microbacter margulisiae genomic window carries:
- a CDS encoding MerR family transcriptional regulator, with protein sequence MMERLYYSITEVAEELNVNPSLLRFWEKEFPQLKPRKNAKGSRFYTTEDIKLIKEIQYLVREQHLTLEGARQRLKSSKDEISKKQEIVERLTNIRKELLSIRKALVASAKNNE encoded by the coding sequence ATGATGGAACGTCTTTATTATTCAATCACAGAAGTTGCTGAAGAGTTGAACGTAAATCCTTCTTTGTTACGTTTCTGGGAAAAAGAATTTCCACAACTCAAGCCAAGGAAAAATGCCAAAGGGAGTCGTTTTTATACCACAGAAGATATTAAACTCATTAAAGAAATTCAATATCTGGTAAGAGAACAGCATCTCACTCTGGAAGGTGCACGTCAACGACTAAAATCTTCGAAAGACGAAATATCAAAGAAACAAGAGATTGTAGAACGTCTCACAAACATTAGAAAAGAGCTTCTCAGCATTAGAAAAGCATTAGTGGCAAGTGCGAAGAACAACGAATAA